A genomic segment from Streptosporangium roseum DSM 43021 encodes:
- a CDS encoding ABC transporter substrate-binding protein, with the protein MAIRIGVHVRNPSLFILSHLDHLLDGIEVHRYADAGRTGELIAEGVIDFGGAGSTGSLVAQAARLPIAYAAVSAPRPGYGALLVARNGPVMTVTDLRYRPVSLRVGSWQTHFLAKVLADAGLSYQDIEPRPAASEARFWLRDGVVSGWVAEGAELVEAERSGHFARLSGTAGVIADRSVFLTRTSFAESNPEAVATVVRALREAGRWAREHPIMAARMTVEAVGGSVDSWATALRRLPWTLEPVTGAFVAEHRQAAGVLYDAGFLAARADVERAVVPSLNRIVAAELEEVAA; encoded by the coding sequence ATGGCGATCCGCATCGGGGTGCACGTCCGCAATCCCTCGCTGTTCATCCTCTCCCACCTCGATCACCTGCTCGACGGCATCGAGGTCCACCGCTACGCCGACGCGGGCCGCACCGGAGAGCTCATCGCCGAGGGGGTGATCGACTTCGGCGGCGCCGGCTCCACGGGGTCGCTCGTCGCCCAGGCCGCGCGCCTGCCGATCGCCTACGCGGCGGTGTCGGCCCCGCGCCCCGGTTACGGCGCGCTGCTGGTGGCCAGGAACGGCCCGGTCATGACCGTGACCGACCTGCGCTACCGGCCGGTCTCGCTGCGGGTGGGCTCGTGGCAGACCCACTTCCTGGCCAAGGTGCTGGCCGATGCGGGGCTCTCCTACCAGGACATCGAGCCGCGCCCGGCCGCCTCCGAGGCGCGCTTCTGGCTGCGCGACGGCGTGGTGTCCGGCTGGGTCGCCGAGGGGGCGGAGCTGGTCGAGGCCGAGCGGTCCGGGCACTTCGCCCGGCTCTCCGGCACAGCTGGCGTCATCGCCGACCGCTCGGTGTTCCTCACCCGCACCTCCTTCGCCGAGTCGAACCCGGAGGCCGTCGCCACCGTCGTGCGCGCGCTGCGCGAGGCCGGCCGGTGGGCGCGGGAGCACCCGATCATGGCCGCCAGGATGACGGTCGAGGCCGTGGGCGGATCCGTCGACTCCTGGGCGACCGCGCTCAGGCGGCTGCCGTGGACGCTGGAGCCGGTCACCGGCGCGTTCGTCGCCGAGCACCGGCAGGCCGCCGGCGTGCTGTACGACGCCGGGTTCCTGGCGGCGCGGGCCGACGTGGAGAGGGCGGTCGTGCCGTCGCTGAACCGGATCGTGGCGGCCGAGCTCGAAGAGGTCGCGGCCTGA
- a CDS encoding LLM class F420-dependent oxidoreductase has translation MSTDLKLGLNLGYWQRNADDATEIVQTAERLGYGSVWTAEAYGSDAFTPLAWYGARTSRIKLGTSVAQISARTPAATAMTAMTLDHLTGGRLLLGIGASGPQVVEGWYGRPFPKPLARTREYVEIMRKVWRREEPVTSDGEHYPLPYPGGTGIGKPLKLITHPLREEIPLYLGAEGPRNVALAGEIADGWLPLFVFPEKIEQMYGPSLAGAGPDFDIAAMVMTLITDDVRAGLDGVKMMLTLYIGGMGAKSRNFHADIIGRMGYAEAAEEIQALYLAGRRDEAFNAIPDELADGISLVGPVERIRERLELWRKSPVTSLLVMGPRDEASLKTVRDLVLG, from the coding sequence ATGAGCACCGACCTGAAACTTGGCCTGAATCTTGGTTACTGGCAGCGGAACGCCGACGACGCCACCGAGATCGTCCAGACCGCGGAACGGCTCGGCTACGGGTCGGTATGGACCGCGGAGGCCTACGGTAGCGACGCCTTCACCCCTCTGGCCTGGTACGGCGCGCGGACATCCCGCATCAAGCTGGGGACCTCCGTGGCACAGATCTCGGCCAGGACCCCGGCCGCGACCGCGATGACCGCGATGACGCTGGACCATCTGACCGGTGGACGGCTGCTCCTGGGCATCGGCGCCTCCGGCCCGCAGGTGGTCGAGGGCTGGTACGGCAGGCCGTTCCCCAAGCCGCTGGCCCGCACCCGCGAGTATGTGGAGATCATGCGCAAGGTCTGGCGCCGCGAGGAGCCGGTGACCAGCGACGGCGAGCACTACCCGCTCCCTTACCCGGGAGGGACGGGCATCGGCAAGCCGCTGAAGCTGATCACCCACCCGCTGCGCGAGGAGATCCCGCTCTATCTGGGCGCCGAAGGTCCCCGGAACGTGGCGCTCGCCGGAGAGATCGCCGACGGCTGGCTGCCGCTGTTCGTCTTCCCGGAGAAGATCGAGCAGATGTACGGCCCCTCGCTGGCCGGGGCCGGGCCGGACTTCGACATCGCCGCCATGGTCATGACACTGATCACCGACGACGTCCGGGCGGGACTGGACGGCGTGAAGATGATGCTCACCCTCTACATCGGCGGCATGGGCGCCAAGAGCCGCAACTTCCACGCCGACATCATCGGCAGGATGGGCTACGCGGAGGCCGCCGAGGAGATCCAGGCACTCTATCTGGCCGGGCGCAGGGACGAGGCCTTCAACGCGATCCCGGACGAGCTGGCCGACGGCATCTCCCTGGTGGGCCCGGTGGAGCGGATCCGCGAGCGCCTCGAACTGTGGCGCAAGAGCCCGGTCACCAGTCTGCTGGTCATGGGCCCCCGCGACGAGGCCTCGCTGAAGACGGTCCGCGACCTCGTCCTCGGCTGA
- a CDS encoding FadR/GntR family transcriptional regulator, protein MSGWQPVRRTRAFEDVIARIEERIAGDGLTVGDRLPGERQLAEQLQVSRSSVREAMRVLETLGVVSSQVGRGPDAGAVLTSRPAGALTDLLRLHLGLASLSLEEVIDARLMIEQWSAARAAVHGSDLSALSDALERMDQAATAEDFVEHDTAFHVAIAEASGNRLIAAMMRSLRDSVRRYAIEAVERLGDTDGLMTDHHLIRRAIASGNPSEATAAVETHLRRAYPDIFRTSVISGPPGADDRRRGEDQARSEDRGRADG, encoded by the coding sequence TTGAGCGGATGGCAGCCCGTCCGGCGCACCCGGGCGTTCGAGGATGTGATCGCCCGGATCGAGGAGCGCATCGCGGGCGACGGCCTCACGGTCGGCGACCGCCTGCCGGGCGAGCGCCAGCTCGCCGAGCAGCTCCAGGTCAGCCGGTCGTCGGTGCGTGAGGCGATGCGCGTGCTGGAGACACTGGGAGTGGTGTCCTCGCAGGTCGGCCGGGGACCTGACGCGGGGGCCGTACTCACCTCACGGCCCGCCGGAGCGCTGACCGACCTGCTCCGGCTCCACCTCGGGCTGGCGAGCCTGTCCCTTGAAGAGGTCATCGACGCCCGGCTGATGATCGAGCAGTGGTCCGCCGCGCGCGCCGCCGTCCACGGGAGCGACCTGTCGGCCCTGAGCGACGCGCTGGAGCGGATGGATCAGGCCGCCACGGCCGAGGATTTCGTCGAGCACGACACCGCCTTCCACGTCGCCATCGCGGAGGCCTCGGGAAATCGCCTGATCGCCGCCATGATGCGCTCCCTGCGCGACTCGGTCCGCCGCTACGCCATCGAGGCGGTCGAACGCCTCGGCGACACGGACGGCCTCATGACCGACCACCACCTGATCCGTCGGGCCATCGCCTCCGGGAACCCCTCGGAGGCGACGGCCGCTGTGGAGACGCACCTGCGACGCGCCTACCCGGACATCTTCCGGACCTCGGTCATCTCAGGGCCTCCGGGCGCCGATGACCGACGCCGGGGTGAGGACCAGGCTCGGAGTGAGGACCGAGGTCGGGCCGACGGGTGA
- a CDS encoding sulfatase family protein: protein MLDAVRKALCLILLSLLCASGVTPVAAQAAGRPNIVLILVDDLDDGDLQKFPNIWNQLVRAGTSFDRFFVTNSWCCPSRSSILRSQYVHSHGVLTNTAPEGGFTKFHDSDLERSTLGTWMKSAGYRTGLMGKYLNHYPGGSAEPTYVPPGWDEWDVPVRKLYEEYGYTLNENGVLTTRGSAPEDYLTDVLSQKAGAFVSQSPDPFFLYLAPTAPHNPANHAPRYANAFADAIAPRTPSFDQADVSAEPRWLSSRPRFSARTIEKIDERYRRRLRSMLGVDDMVGALIKTLRDTGKLDDTYIFFASDNGFHLGQHRLAQGKTTPFDESIKVPLVVRGPGVRPGGVNGDMSANVDLAPTFAELAGAQLPDFAEGRSLLPLLRGQTPSPWRQNVLLEFYRPTSEKSARQTPVPAYQGMRTAQNTFVRYSTGEYQLYDLVRDPHQLHNLAARVAPAVIAQFNQQLDALAACSGATCRSADSVRPPPFVGPPSPVGPTSVLTPSLVLTPASVIGARRP from the coding sequence GTGCTTGATGCTGTCCGCAAGGCCCTGTGCCTGATCTTGCTGTCCCTCCTCTGCGCCTCAGGAGTCACTCCCGTCGCGGCGCAGGCCGCCGGCCGGCCCAACATCGTCCTGATCCTCGTCGATGACCTGGACGATGGGGATCTACAGAAGTTTCCGAATATCTGGAATCAACTCGTCCGTGCCGGCACCAGTTTCGATCGGTTTTTCGTGACGAACTCCTGGTGTTGCCCGTCGCGTTCGTCGATCCTGCGTTCCCAATACGTCCACAGCCACGGCGTTCTGACTAATACGGCGCCTGAAGGCGGTTTCACGAAGTTCCATGATTCCGATTTGGAGCGTTCCACTCTCGGTACGTGGATGAAATCGGCCGGCTATCGCACCGGACTGATGGGCAAATACCTCAACCACTATCCCGGCGGCTCCGCCGAACCCACGTACGTGCCGCCGGGCTGGGACGAGTGGGACGTACCGGTACGCAAGCTCTACGAGGAGTACGGCTACACGCTCAACGAGAACGGCGTGCTGACGACCCGCGGCTCCGCGCCGGAGGACTACCTGACGGACGTGCTCAGCCAGAAGGCCGGGGCGTTCGTCTCCCAGAGCCCCGATCCGTTCTTCCTGTACCTCGCTCCGACGGCGCCGCACAACCCGGCCAACCACGCGCCCCGGTACGCCAACGCCTTCGCCGACGCCATCGCCCCCCGGACCCCGTCCTTCGACCAGGCGGACGTGAGCGCCGAGCCCCGCTGGCTGAGCTCGCGCCCCAGGTTCAGCGCCAGGACGATCGAGAAAATCGACGAGCGCTACCGTCGCAGGCTCCGGTCCATGCTCGGCGTGGACGACATGGTCGGCGCGCTGATCAAGACCCTGAGGGATACCGGCAAACTAGACGATACGTACATATTTTTCGCATCTGATAACGGGTTCCATCTGGGGCAGCACCGGCTCGCCCAGGGCAAGACGACCCCGTTCGACGAGTCGATCAAGGTGCCCCTGGTGGTCCGCGGCCCGGGTGTCCGGCCCGGCGGCGTCAACGGCGATATGTCGGCCAACGTGGACCTCGCGCCGACCTTCGCCGAGCTCGCCGGGGCGCAGCTCCCCGACTTCGCCGAGGGCCGGTCCCTGCTCCCGCTCCTGCGCGGCCAGACGCCCTCCCCGTGGCGGCAGAACGTCCTGCTCGAGTTCTACCGCCCGACCAGCGAGAAATCGGCCCGCCAGACCCCGGTCCCCGCCTACCAGGGCATGCGGACCGCCCAGAACACCTTCGTCCGCTACTCGACCGGCGAATACCAGCTCTACGATCTCGTCAGGGATCCGCACCAGCTCCACAACCTCGCCGCCAGGGTCGCGCCCGCCGTGATCGCCCAGTTCAACCAGCAACTCGACGCCCTGGCGGCCTGTTCCGGCGCCACCTGCCGTTCGGCCGACTCCGTCCGGCCGCCCCCGTTCGTGGGGCCGCCCTCACCCGTCGGCCCGACCTCGGTCCTCACTCCGAGCCTGGTCCTCACCCCGGCGTCGGTCATCGGCGCCCGGAGGCCCTGA